ATCAGGCTGTGGCGCTCGCCACCCACCACCACCCCGAGTTCCAGGGTGAACCACCCGCCCTGTTCCCCCGTCTCGCCGTACCAATCCTCGACCTCGGCGTAGCGGTAGGGAAAGCTGGGATCGACCTCGACCCGGAAGCCCTTGGCCTCCAGCCGAGGCACCGTGTCGGTCAGGAAGGTGCGCCAGCGGGCCTCGTCCGCGTAGGCGTACAGGGCGGCGGCGTCCGGGTGGCGCACGTGGTCGCCGCGCGGTTGCAGGCTCTGCAAGCGCCTCAGGCCGGTGCGGGTGAGCTGCCCGGCGGCCCGCTTCTCGGCGGCGGGGTCGCGGACGGCGAGGTGCAGCACGCCGCCCGCGTAGCTCTGGCGCTCCATGTCCAGCGGCTCACCGCCGTAGTGGTGGGCCAGCACCGCCACGCCCAGGCGCTCGTCGTCGGTGGCTTTGCGCCGGGCGTGGCGGCGCGTGATCGGCACCCGTTCCTCGCGCAAGGTCAGGACCGGCTGGTAGGGCAGCGTCTCGCGGCGCACCGGGATGGGCCGGGGCGTGGGCAGGTCCAGCCCCGGAAAGCGGTCGCGCAGGGCGCGGGCAAAGCTGGCGGCCTGCGCGGGGGGCACGGGCGGGGCCTGGCGCAGCGCGTCTTCCAGCGCGGGCGGCAGCGGCGAGGTCACCCGGCCCAGCGTTCCGGCCACCTCGTCCAGGTACCAGCGCGGGGTGGTCGGCAGAATCTGCACGCCGGGCGGCAGCGTCAGCCGGGGCCGCTGCACCCCGCCCCCGTCCAGGTCCCAGGTCAGGGTGGCGGGCCGGTCGGGGCCGGGCGCCAGGGGGGCCGGGCCGCCCGCCCAGTGCAGCCGCCCGCTCTCCAGCAGCCGCGCGAGCAGGGGACCCGTCAGGGGATGGGTGCCCTCCAGCAGCCAGGTCTCCTCCCCACCCCGCACGCGGCTCTGGGCCGCCAGCACCAGCAGGTGCAGCAGGTCCCGGTCCGCACGGGCGTAGGCGGGCAGCAGCCGCGAGTCGGGCACGCTCCCGCCCCCGGTCCAGCGCAACTGCGGCGGCAGCGAGAAAGGCTGGGTCCGCTGCCACTCGCCGCGCACTTCCGTGCCGCGCCAGACACGCAGCGCGAGCGTCTCCCCCGCCCCACGTGCGGGCGGCGGCAGCGAGAGGTCGTAGCGCAGGCTGGAACGCAGGCCCGCGCGGCCCCCCGGACCACTGCCCGCCCCGGCTCCCGGCGCCAGCTCGGAGGTCCGGTCCAGCCACAGCCGCAGCGGGGTCGCCAGCGGCGGGGCCTCGTTCTCGGGCAGCGGGTCGTCCGGGTCTGCCTGCCCGGGCCGGGCCTGATCCGGCGCGGGGCCGTCGGCCTGGGCGTTCCCAGCGCCGCTCGCCTCCAGCGCCCGCTCCAGCGCGGGACTGAGCAGCGCCCGCACGAGGTGGGGACAGCCTTTCTGGCCGCAGCCGCACTCCCCCCCGGTGTAGATGCCGTCCGGGTTCAGCAGGAACTGCTGGCGATAGACCTGCCCCCCCTCCCCCACCGCCGAGCGGCCCATGAAGCCGTGCGGGGTGCGGGTCAGCGCCAGGTCGGTCACGGCGCGGGCCTGCAACTTCAGCCCCGCGCTGACTGCCATCAGGGCGAAAAAGCCCGGAGGAACCCGTTCGAGCCGCATTCCGCCTACACCCGCGTCAGGTCGCGGGGCAGCGGCAGGAACTCGATTTCGGGGTGCTGCTCGGCGGTGTAGTCGAGGTCGTACTTGCTGCGGAACAGCATCACCGGGCGGCCCTGGTCGTCTTCCACGTGGCGGGCAAACCGGGCCACGCTCCCCGCGTCCCCGGCCAGCCAGCGCACCAGCCCGTAGGACGTGACGTGCAGCTCGACCTCCACCCCGTATTCCTCCTGCAAGCGGGCCTGGAAGACCTCGAATTGCAGGGGGCCGACCGCGCCCAGGTAGGGGTCGCGCGCCCCGTCGGTGGGATAGAACACCTGCACGACGCCTTCCTCGGCCAGCTGGGTCAGGCCCTTCATAAAGGCCTTGCGCTTGCCCACGTCCCGCAGGGAGAGGGTGGCGAAGGTCTCGGGCGTGAAGCGTGGGAAACTCGGCAACGTGACCTTGGCGTCCACGCTCACCACGTCCCCGATCTGAAAGACGCCGGGGTTGACCAGCCCCACGATGTCGCCGGGATAGGCTTCCTCGACCTTCTCGCGGTCCTGGGCAAAGAGGGTGTGGGCCTGAGAAAGCCGCAGCTTGCGCCCGGTGCGGGTGTGGGTCACGTCCATGCCGCGCTCGAAGTGCCCGCTCATCACGCGCATGAAGGCGGTGCGGTCGCGGTGCGCCCGGCTCATGTTGGCCTGGAGCTTGAAGACGAAGCCCGCGAAACCCGCGTCGGGCGCCCGTTCGCCCAGGTTCGTCTCCACCGGGCCGGGCGGCGGCGCGAGGTCCACGAAGTTCGCCAGGAAGTGCTCCACCCCGAAGTTGTTCATCGCGGAACCGAAAAAGACCGGGGTCAGTTCACCCGCCAGAAAGGCCGCCGGGTCGAACTCGGGCATGGCGCCCTGAATCAGCTCCACGTCCTCGCGCAGCTTGGCGGCGAGGTCTTTGCCCACCAAGGCGTCGAGTTGGGGGTCGTCCAGGCCCGCCGTCTGCACGGGCGCGCGGTGCTTGCCCCCCGAGGTGCGCTCGAAGGCGAGCACCTGCCCGGTGTGCAGGTCGTACACGCCCTTGAAATCGGGGCCGTCCCCGATGGGCCAGGTCAGCGGCACGGCGGTGATTTTCAGGGTGCCCTCCACCTGGGCGAGCAGCTCGAAGGGGTCCTGGGCGGGGCGGTCCATCTTGTTCACGAACGTCAGGATGGGGATGCCCCGGTTGCGGCACACCGCGAAGAGCTTTTCCGTCTGCGCCTGCACCCCGCGCGCCGCGTCGAGGACCATCAGGGCGGAGTCGGCGGCGGTCAGGGTGCGGTAGGTGTCCTCACTGAAGTCCTGGTGGCCCGGCGTGTCGAGCAGGTTGATGTGCCTGCCCGCATACTCGAAGGTCAGCGCGCTCGACGAGATCGAGATGCCGCGCTGCTGCTCGATGCTCATCCAGTCGGACTTGGTGTGCGAGCGGCCTTCCTTGGCAGTGACGGACCCGGCCTCCTGAATGGCGCCTCCGTACAGCAGCAGCTTTTCGGTGATGGTGGTCTTGCCCGCGTCGGGGTGGCTGATGATCGCAAAGGTCCGCCGACGGGCGATCTCGCGGTGCAGTTCTGAAAGGGGAAGTTCGGGGGTGGTCATGGGAAAACTCCTGCGGCCACAGAGAAGGCCGGGTCTGGGGTCAGGCTGGGGGGAACGAGCGCGACAGCACACTCCTGCGACTCGCGCTACGGGGGCGGGAGGAGAAGCGTCATCCCTCTAGGATACCGCCTGCCGCGCCCGCCTGAACGCCGCCAGCGCCGCGTCGAGGGTGCCCAGCCGCACCTCGATCAGCGTCTGCGGGTCGCGGGGGTAGCCTCCCGCCATCACGGTGACGACCGGAACGCGCGAGCGGGCCGCCCAGCCCAACACCCGGTCGTCGCGCTCGCGCACCCCGGCGGGCGTGAGGGCCAGGCGCCCCAGTTGATCCCCGGCCAGCACGTCCGCCCCCGCGAGGTAAAAGGCGAAGTCGGAGCGGAAGGCGGCCACGGCGGGGGCCACTTGCCGGTCCAGCGCAGCGAGGTAGGCCGCGTCCCCGGTCCCATCGGGGAGGGCCACGTCCAGGCCGCTGCGCTCCTTCTGGAAAGGATAGTTGTTGGCCGCGTGGACGCTGACCGTGAGGGCGCGGGCCTCGCTTGCCAGCAGCGCCGCCGTCCCGTTGCCCTGATGCACGTCCAGGTCGAGGATCAGGATGCGCGCGGCGTAGCGGTGGTCGAGCAGCCAGCGCGCCGAGATCACCACGTCGTTGAGAAAGGAAAAGCCCTCCGCGCGGTCCCGGTAGGCGTGGTGGGTGCCGCCGCCGAGGTTGAGGCCCAGGCCGCAGCTCAGCGCGTCCCGGGTGGCCGCCAGCGTGGCGCCGCTGCCCCCCAGGCCGCGCTCGACGACCGCCGGGGTCCAGGGAAACCCCAGGGCACGTTCCTCCTGCCGCGTCACGTCCCCGCGCCGCCAGCGGGCGAGGTAGGCGGGGTCGTGGACCCGCTCGGCGTCGGCCCAGTCCAGCGGCGGCGCGTCGAGCAGGGGCAGACGCTCGGCGGCCCCCGCGAGCAACCGCTCCAGCCCCTCGCGCCCCAGAAACTGGCGCCGGGGCGGCGCACCGCCCGCGAAGGCCGCGCGGCGAAAGGCGGTCCAGGCGCGGGGCCAGGCGGGGAAAGCGGGCGGAGTCACCCCCGCAGGCTACGGCTAAGCTGGCGGCATGAATGGGCGGATGGACCGGCTGGAGCTGAACAGGCTGGGGCTGCGCGTCCGGGTCGTGCAGGCGCCGATGGCCGGTGGGGTGAGCACCCCCGCCCTCGTGGCGGCGGTGTCGCAGGCCGGGGGGCTGGGGAGCCTGGGCGCCGCGTACCTGACGCCGAGGCAGATCGCGCAGGCGGGCGCGGCGGTGCGGGCGCGGACGGACCGACCTTTCGCGGTGAACCTGTTTATCCCCGGCCCTCTTCCCGAGGTCACGGCGGAGGAAGTGGCGGCGGCGGTGGCCGACCTCGCGCCGCTGCACGCCGAGCTGGGCCTCATGCCCCCGGCGCTGCCGGGGCAGGTGCAGGAGGACTTCGAGGCGCAGTTCCGGGCGGTGCTGGAGTTGCGGCCCGCCGTGTTCTCCTTCGCGTTCGGGCAGCTGGGGGCCGAGAAGGTCGCGGCCCTGCGGGCGGCGGGCATTCTCGTGATGGGCACGGCCACAAGCGGGCTGGAGGCCAGCGCCCTCGCCCGCAACGGTGTGGACGCGGTCGTGGTGCAGGGCGGCGCGGCAGGCGGGCACCGGGGCGGCTGGACGCACGACGGGCTGGAGGACACCCTTCACCTCACCCGGGTGGCCGTGCGGGCGGTCAACGTCCCGGTCATCGCGGCGGGCGGCCTGATGGACGCGGCGGACGTGCGTGCGGCGCTGGGGGCGGGAGCCAGCCTGGCGCAGTGCGGCACGGCCTTCCTGCGGGCGCGCGAGGCGGGCACCTCCGCGCCGTACCGGGCGGCTCTGGCGGCGGCGCGGGTCGGGGACACCACGCTCACCCGCGCCTTCAGCGGCAAGGCGGCGCGCGGCCTGGCCAACCGGGTGACCGCCTCGGTCGGGCGTCCCCTCCCCTACCCCCTCCAGAACGCGCTGACCCGCGACCTCCGGGCCGCCGCCTCGCGGGCAGGCCGCCCCGAGTTCCTGAGCCTCTGGGCAGGCGAGGGCGCCCACCGGGGCCGGGAGGGGACGGCGGCCGAGCTGCTGGCGGGGCTGTGGCCGTGACCTCCCCTGCCGTGACCCTGCGCCCGCTGCGCCCCGGCGACGAGGAAGCCGCCGTGCGCTGGGCCGCCGACCCGGAGTTCTGCCTCGCGGCGGGGTGGACGCCCGGGCTGGCCCCGCGCCTGGTGCGCGCCCACTGGCGGCCCATCGTGGCCGGAAAGGGGCCGGCGTTTCTGCGGCTGGGCGTGGAGGTGCGGGGACGGCTGGTCGGGTACGTGGACCTGGCGGAGCTGACGCGCACCTCGGGCGAGTTCGGCATCGGCATCGGGGAGCGGGCGCTGTGGGGCCGGGGCGCCGGGCTGGAGGCGGGGCAGCGGATGCTCGCCCACGCCTTCGGCCCGCTGGGGCTGGACACGGTCAGCGCCCAGGTCAACGCCCCCAACCTCCGCTCGCACGCGCTGATGCGGCGCCTGGGCTTCCGGGAGGCCGGGCGCGGCGAGCCGGAGGTGTACCGGGGCGAGCTGGCGGGGGTCGTCCTTTACAGCCTCACCCGGCGCGGGTGGGCCGGGGGGACTGGCCGTTCGGAGGGGGCCAGCCCCTCTCCATTCGCCTGAGGGCAGCGGGCGCCCGGAAGCGCACCCTGGGGCATGACCAATTTTCAGGACCTTTCCCAGCAGATCGCGGACGCCGTCGAAACCGCCGCCCACAGCGTCGTCACCGTCCACGCGGCGCGCCCGGTCAGCGGCACCGTCGTGGGACCGGAGCAGGTGCTCACGGCCGCGCACGTTCTGCACGCCGACGACCTCAGGGTCCGCACCCCGGACGGCGGCGAACTCACGGGCACGGTCGTGGGCCGCGACCCGGCGAGCGACCTCGCCCTGCTCAGGGTGCCGGGGCTGGGCGCGCCGTCCCTCGCGCCCGGCACCGGAGCGCGGGTGGGCGAACTGCTGCTCGCGGTGGGCCGCCCGCCGCACGGGGTCCAGGCGACCCTGGGCCTGCTGGAACGCGCGGCGCCCGACCGGGGCTGGCTTCCCAGCGGGGCCGCGCCCTTCCGGGGCGTGAGCGGCGGGGCGCTGGTGGACGCGCGCGGCGGCCTGGTCGGGGTGCTCAACGCGGGGGTGATGCGCGGGACCCTCCTCGCCGTCCCGGCCGGGCGGGCGCTCCGGGTGGCCGACCTGCTCGCCACGGCGGGCCGGGTGCCGCAGGGCTTCCTGGGCATCGCCACCCAGCCGGTTCACCTGCCGGACGTGGGCGGCGGGACCGGGTCCCCGGGACGCGGCCCACGCGGGCGCTGGGCACGCGGCGCGGGCCGGGGCCGGGCCGGGCTGACCGTCGTGCAGGTCGAGGAGGGCAGTCCCGCCGGGGCCGCCGGGCTGCGGGTGGGCGACATCCTGCTCGCGCTGGGCGGCGAGGGCATTCGCCACCCCCGCGAACTGCTGGAGCGGGTGCGCGAGTGGGCGGGCCAGACCCTCACGGCCCGCGTGCTGCGCGGCGGCGAGGAACTGGACGTGACCCTGACCGTGGGCGAGCGCTGAGTCGGCGGGTGCGGGGTCGGCGGGTGCGGGGTCAGCGGGTATCAGGTCGGCAGGTACGGCGCCGAAGCCGGGCGGTGCGGGGCGCGGGACCTTCCCCCGCCGCCTTACCATCGGACATGGTGCCCTTTCCCCGGCCCTCGGTGCGTGTGGCCCTGCATTCGCCCGCGCTGGCGGCGGGGATCGCCTCCCTGCTGCGCGGCGCCGGCCTCCGCGTCACAGACGGGGACGAGGCCGACGTGCTGGTCGTGGACGACCCCTGGCTGCACGACCCGGAGGCGCTGGCGGCAGAGCTGGAGGGCGCGGCGGGCGTGGTGGCCCTCGGCGCCCGCGCGTGGGTGGGCGTGCTGCATGGGGTCGCGCCGGGCGGCTGGGCGGTCCTGGGGACCGACGCCACCCCCGCCGAACTGCTCGCGGGTGTGCTGGCGGCCGCAGCGGGTCTGGCTGCGCTGGCGCCCGGGGACGTGTGGGCGGCGGATGAGGAGCCGGGCGGCGACCCCGGTCCTGCCCCGGTGGGCGTGAGCCTGACCCCCCGCGAGCGCGACGTGCTGGCGCTCCTCGCGGCGGGCCTGAGCAACAAGCGCGCGGCCCGCGACCTCGGGGTCAGCGAGAGCACCGTGAAGTTCCACGTCCAGGCGGTGTATTCCAAGCTGGGCGTGCAAAGCCGCGCGGGCGCCGTGGCGCGCGG
The sequence above is a segment of the Deinococcus budaensis genome. Coding sequences within it:
- a CDS encoding peptide chain release factor 3; protein product: MTTPELPLSELHREIARRRTFAIISHPDAGKTTITEKLLLYGGAIQEAGSVTAKEGRSHTKSDWMSIEQQRGISISSSALTFEYAGRHINLLDTPGHQDFSEDTYRTLTAADSALMVLDAARGVQAQTEKLFAVCRNRGIPILTFVNKMDRPAQDPFELLAQVEGTLKITAVPLTWPIGDGPDFKGVYDLHTGQVLAFERTSGGKHRAPVQTAGLDDPQLDALVGKDLAAKLREDVELIQGAMPEFDPAAFLAGELTPVFFGSAMNNFGVEHFLANFVDLAPPPGPVETNLGERAPDAGFAGFVFKLQANMSRAHRDRTAFMRVMSGHFERGMDVTHTRTGRKLRLSQAHTLFAQDREKVEEAYPGDIVGLVNPGVFQIGDVVSVDAKVTLPSFPRFTPETFATLSLRDVGKRKAFMKGLTQLAEEGVVQVFYPTDGARDPYLGAVGPLQFEVFQARLQEEYGVEVELHVTSYGLVRWLAGDAGSVARFARHVEDDQGRPVMLFRSKYDLDYTAEQHPEIEFLPLPRDLTRV
- a CDS encoding histone deacetylase, coding for MTPPAFPAWPRAWTAFRRAAFAGGAPPRRQFLGREGLERLLAGAAERLPLLDAPPLDWADAERVHDPAYLARWRRGDVTRQEERALGFPWTPAVVERGLGGSGATLAATRDALSCGLGLNLGGGTHHAYRDRAEGFSFLNDVVISARWLLDHRYAARILILDLDVHQGNGTAALLASEARALTVSVHAANNYPFQKERSGLDVALPDGTGDAAYLAALDRQVAPAVAAFRSDFAFYLAGADVLAGDQLGRLALTPAGVRERDDRVLGWAARSRVPVVTVMAGGYPRDPQTLIEVRLGTLDAALAAFRRARQAVS
- a CDS encoding NAD(P)H-dependent flavin oxidoreductase, encoding MNGRMDRLELNRLGLRVRVVQAPMAGGVSTPALVAAVSQAGGLGSLGAAYLTPRQIAQAGAAVRARTDRPFAVNLFIPGPLPEVTAEEVAAAVADLAPLHAELGLMPPALPGQVQEDFEAQFRAVLELRPAVFSFAFGQLGAEKVAALRAAGILVMGTATSGLEASALARNGVDAVVVQGGAAGGHRGGWTHDGLEDTLHLTRVAVRAVNVPVIAAGGLMDAADVRAALGAGASLAQCGTAFLRAREAGTSAPYRAALAAARVGDTTLTRAFSGKAARGLANRVTASVGRPLPYPLQNALTRDLRAAASRAGRPEFLSLWAGEGAHRGREGTAAELLAGLWP
- a CDS encoding GNAT family protein; amino-acid sequence: MTSPAVTLRPLRPGDEEAAVRWAADPEFCLAAGWTPGLAPRLVRAHWRPIVAGKGPAFLRLGVEVRGRLVGYVDLAELTRTSGEFGIGIGERALWGRGAGLEAGQRMLAHAFGPLGLDTVSAQVNAPNLRSHALMRRLGFREAGRGEPEVYRGELAGVVLYSLTRRGWAGGTGRSEGASPSPFA
- a CDS encoding S1C family serine protease codes for the protein MTNFQDLSQQIADAVETAAHSVVTVHAARPVSGTVVGPEQVLTAAHVLHADDLRVRTPDGGELTGTVVGRDPASDLALLRVPGLGAPSLAPGTGARVGELLLAVGRPPHGVQATLGLLERAAPDRGWLPSGAAPFRGVSGGALVDARGGLVGVLNAGVMRGTLLAVPAGRALRVADLLATAGRVPQGFLGIATQPVHLPDVGGGTGSPGRGPRGRWARGAGRGRAGLTVVQVEEGSPAGAAGLRVGDILLALGGEGIRHPRELLERVREWAGQTLTARVLRGGEELDVTLTVGER
- a CDS encoding helix-turn-helix transcriptional regulator encodes the protein MVPFPRPSVRVALHSPALAAGIASLLRGAGLRVTDGDEADVLVVDDPWLHDPEALAAELEGAAGVVALGARAWVGVLHGVAPGGWAVLGTDATPAELLAGVLAAAAGLAALAPGDVWAADEEPGGDPGPAPVGVSLTPRERDVLALLAAGLSNKRAARDLGVSESTVKFHVQAVYSKLGVQSRAGAVARGVQLGLISV